A genome region from Verrucomicrobiota bacterium includes the following:
- a CDS encoding squalene/phytoene synthase family protein: protein MNAQLRELLKGTSRSFYLTLRVLPAAVRPQIGLAYLLARTADTIADTELVPPAQRLAALHVLRERILGASAAPLDFGELARSQAAPAERALLENVEFALVALRDMSADDTKLIRPVLDTITSGQELDLRRFAPLESKLQRAADKLKLELQPQPIIALQTDAELDDYTYRVAGCVGEFWTKLCRAHVFQNSKVDDAKLLADGIRFGKGLQLVNILRDLPVDLRKGRCYLTSDSLAEMRLKPADLLQPANATKFRPLFTRYLELAESHLAAGWNYTNAIPGLHVRLRLACAWPVLIGMKTLARLRQGNVLDPQQRIKITRAEVKALILRSMVAYPWPPAWKRLFRDSGH from the coding sequence ATGAACGCACAGCTTCGAGAATTACTGAAGGGAACCTCGCGCTCGTTTTATCTGACGTTGCGCGTACTGCCCGCCGCCGTGCGTCCGCAAATCGGCCTGGCCTATCTGCTCGCCCGCACCGCCGACACCATTGCCGACACGGAGCTCGTCCCGCCGGCGCAACGGCTTGCGGCGCTCCACGTCTTGCGCGAGCGGATTCTGGGCGCGAGCGCCGCGCCGCTGGATTTCGGCGAACTCGCCCGCTCGCAAGCGGCACCTGCCGAACGCGCGTTGCTGGAGAATGTGGAGTTTGCGCTAGTTGCGCTCCGCGATATGTCTGCCGACGACACCAAACTGATCCGCCCCGTGCTCGATACCATCACGAGCGGGCAGGAGTTGGATTTGCGCCGATTCGCGCCGTTGGAGTCCAAACTTCAGCGCGCGGCGGACAAGCTAAAGCTTGAACTCCAACCTCAACCAATCATTGCGCTCCAAACCGATGCTGAACTGGACGACTACACCTATCGCGTCGCCGGTTGCGTCGGCGAATTTTGGACGAAGCTGTGCCGCGCGCATGTTTTCCAGAACTCAAAAGTGGACGACGCCAAGCTTTTGGCGGATGGCATTCGCTTCGGCAAGGGCTTGCAATTGGTGAACATCCTTCGTGACCTGCCCGTGGACTTGCGCAAGGGACGTTGTTATCTGACTTCGGACTCGCTGGCGGAGATGAGATTGAAACCGGCCGATTTGTTGCAACCGGCGAACGCCACGAAGTTCCGCCCACTCTTCACCCGCTATCTCGAGCTTGCGGAATCGCACTTGGCGGCGGGCTGGAATTACACAAACGCAATTCCAGGTCTTCATGTACGATTACGCCTGGCCTGCGCCTGGCCGGTGTTGATCGGAATGAAAACCCTGGCGCGGCTGCGCCAAGGAAATGTCCTCGACCCGCAGCAACGCATCAAAATCACCCGCGCAGAAGTGAAAGCTCTGATCCTCCGTTCGATGGTCGCTTATCCTTGGCCGCCTGCTTGGAAACGACTGTTCCGCGATTCCGGTCATTGA
- the lysA gene encoding diaminopimelate decarboxylase, with amino-acid sequence MHDFCYVGNQLFCEGISVASLARKHGTPLYVYSQHTLTDHFQKLDQALSPLPHLVCFAMKSNSNLSVLRTLANLGSGFDIVSAGELQRVIAAGGDPCKSIFAGVGKTEQEIEFALRHGVYSFNAESEPELTRINRVAARLRTIAPVAVRVNPNVDAGTHAKITTGTYENKFGIAFEHVDGVYARASRLKNLRLHGVQMHIGSQLTDVKPFEQAVRKVLPLVKRLKEKYALEFFSIGGGLGIVYQPALESGSVAWWKSTRAQNILTPQKYADRLVPLLQPLGLRILIEPGRFISGNAGILVTRIEYVKRTGRKNFLIVDAAMNDLIRPAFYEAYHEIVPLVRKGGRLIRSDVVGPVCESGDFFCKDRPLPKVGEGDCLALLSAGAYGFVMASNYNTRPLVAEVLVNGRRSAVVRQRQPIKDIWAGEKVAVWLR; translated from the coding sequence ATGCATGATTTTTGTTATGTCGGTAACCAACTATTCTGCGAGGGCATTTCCGTCGCTTCACTCGCGAGAAAACACGGCACGCCGCTTTACGTTTACTCCCAGCACACGCTGACCGATCATTTTCAAAAACTCGACCAGGCCTTGTCGCCGCTGCCCCACCTCGTCTGCTTTGCGATGAAGTCGAACTCAAATCTCTCCGTGTTGCGGACGCTCGCCAATCTCGGCAGCGGGTTTGACATTGTGAGCGCCGGCGAATTGCAACGTGTCATCGCGGCGGGCGGCGATCCGTGCAAATCCATCTTTGCCGGCGTGGGGAAGACGGAGCAGGAAATCGAGTTTGCTCTCCGACACGGTGTTTATTCATTCAATGCGGAAAGCGAACCGGAACTCACCCGCATCAATCGCGTCGCGGCCCGCTTGCGGACAATCGCGCCGGTCGCCGTGCGCGTGAACCCGAACGTCGATGCGGGAACGCACGCCAAGATCACCACTGGTACGTATGAGAATAAATTTGGCATCGCCTTCGAGCACGTCGATGGTGTCTATGCTCGAGCCAGCCGGTTGAAAAACCTTCGCCTGCACGGCGTGCAGATGCACATTGGCTCACAACTGACCGACGTCAAGCCGTTTGAACAGGCCGTGCGCAAAGTGCTGCCCCTAGTGAAACGATTGAAGGAGAAGTACGCACTGGAGTTTTTCAGCATCGGCGGCGGCTTGGGGATCGTTTATCAGCCGGCGCTGGAAAGCGGCTCGGTCGCGTGGTGGAAATCGACCAGGGCGCAGAACATCCTCACGCCGCAAAAATACGCCGATCGGCTCGTCCCACTGCTGCAACCGCTTGGCTTGCGGATTTTGATTGAGCCGGGCCGGTTCATTTCCGGCAACGCCGGCATTCTCGTGACGCGGATTGAATACGTGAAGCGAACCGGGAGAAAGAATTTTCTCATCGTCGATGCGGCGATGAACGATTTGATCCGCCCGGCTTTTTACGAGGCGTATCACGAGATCGTGCCGCTCGTCCGCAAGGGCGGAAGATTGATCCGCTCGGATGTCGTCGGGCCGGTCTGCGAATCGGGAGATTTTTTTTGCAAAGACCGTCCATTGCCAAAAGTTGGCGAAGGAGACTGCCTCGCCTTGTTGAGCGCCGGGGCTTATGGCTTCGTCATGGCTTCCAACTACAACACTCGTCCTTTGGTGGCGGAGGTCTTGGTCAATGGTCGCCGGTCGGCAGTTGTGCGCCAACGCCAGCCAATAAAAGACATTTGGG